The Cellulomonas sp. P24 genome contains a region encoding:
- a CDS encoding ABC transporter substrate-binding protein yields MRKLTMLAPLAVAAVALSACSSTAAGTTGSTSSPQAASTAAAADCGTTVPEIAAAAKKEGSVDLIALPDTWANYAGILDSFRKKYGIKATVANPDASSADEITAIKTLRGQPGMPEVVDVGASFTQQMIDDGYAQAYKPTTWNEIPDNLKDPAGHWVAAYYGVMSIGVNTTLVKDVPKTFADLKKPEYKGQIALNGDPREAGAAFAAVMAASLANGGSFDNILPGIQYFSDLKKSGNLEMVKVTKATLLSGEVPIALDWTYNFPALKPLMKNAGFDLQVNVPQDGVYGGYYAQSVVTKAAHPCAAELFLEHLVGDDGALGYLQGGAIPARYATLVKEGKVDATLAASLPDAKTIAKIAFPTQKQLDAAKATLAAQWGPMVADK; encoded by the coding sequence ATGCGCAAGCTGACCATGCTCGCTCCCCTGGCCGTCGCGGCCGTCGCGCTGTCCGCGTGCAGCTCCACCGCGGCCGGAACGACGGGCTCCACGTCCTCACCGCAGGCGGCGTCCACCGCTGCCGCCGCGGACTGCGGGACGACGGTCCCCGAGATCGCTGCTGCCGCGAAGAAGGAAGGCTCGGTCGACCTGATCGCGCTTCCCGACACCTGGGCGAACTACGCCGGGATCCTCGACTCGTTCCGCAAGAAGTACGGCATCAAGGCCACCGTCGCGAACCCGGACGCGTCGTCCGCGGACGAGATCACCGCGATCAAGACCCTGCGCGGCCAGCCCGGCATGCCGGAGGTCGTCGACGTCGGCGCCTCGTTCACCCAGCAGATGATCGACGACGGCTACGCGCAGGCGTACAAGCCGACGACGTGGAACGAGATCCCGGACAACCTCAAGGACCCCGCAGGTCACTGGGTCGCCGCGTACTACGGCGTGATGTCGATCGGCGTCAACACCACCCTGGTCAAGGACGTCCCCAAGACCTTCGCCGACCTCAAGAAGCCCGAGTACAAGGGTCAGATCGCCCTCAACGGCGACCCGCGTGAGGCCGGCGCGGCCTTCGCCGCGGTCATGGCGGCCTCGCTCGCCAACGGCGGCAGCTTCGACAACATCCTCCCGGGCATCCAGTACTTCTCCGACCTGAAGAAGTCCGGCAACCTCGAGATGGTCAAGGTCACCAAGGCCACGCTGCTCTCCGGCGAGGTCCCGATCGCGCTCGACTGGACGTACAACTTCCCGGCGCTCAAGCCGCTGATGAAGAACGCCGGCTTCGACCTCCAGGTCAACGTCCCGCAGGACGGCGTCTACGGCGGGTACTACGCGCAGTCGGTCGTCACGAAGGCTGCGCACCCGTGCGCCGCTGAGCTCTTCCTCGAGCACCTGGTGGGCGACGACGGTGCCCTCGGCTACCTGCAGGGCGGGGCCATCCCGGCCCGCTACGCCACGCTGGTCAAGGAGGGCAAGGTCGACGCGACGCTCGCCGCGAGCCTCCCGGACGCGAAGACGATCGCCAAGATCGCGTTCCCGACGCAGAAGCAGCTCGACGCCGCGAAGGCCACGCTGGCCGCCCAGTGGGGCCCGATGGTCGCGGACAAGTGA